The following DNA comes from Candidatus Polarisedimenticolia bacterium.
GACGGCATCACTCGAGTCGCCGTGGCCAACAGCCGCGGAGTGAAGGCCTGCTTCACCCGGACCCTGGCGATGGCGACCCTGACGATTGCCCAGCCGGGAGGATGGACCCTGCAGGCGGAGCGGGTCGGATGCGGCATGCGCGAGGCCGATCTGCGGGAAGAGGCTCAGCGGCTCTCCGGCCTCGCCGAGGCGCGCGAGGAGGAAGTGGCATGCGGCGACCTGCTCCTCGAGCCGCCGGCGGCGGCGTCGCTGATCCGCTGGCTGGAGCGCGAGCTGCCGCGCGCCGAAACCGAGGATCAGCCGGGCGGGGGATTCCGGCGCGTCGCTTCCGAGGCAGTGGATTTGATCGACGATCCTCTCCTCCCCGAAGGGGTCGCTTCCGCCCCGTTCGACGGCGAAGGGCATGCCACGCGGCCACGCGTGGCCGTCAAGTCGGGCATCCTGATGAGCGAGAGCGCGGCGGAGGCCGGAACGGCCGCGGGCCGCATGGTGCGCCCTTCGTACCGCGATCTGCCGCGTCCCGGCAGCACGAACCTGGTCCTGCGGCCGGGGGAGCGGGATCAAAGCGCGCTGCTGGCGGAAATCGAGGAAGGCTTCCTGCTCGCCGCGCTGGAGACCGATGCGAGTGTTGATCAGCCGGAGCAGGAAGCGCGCTGGCGCGGCGTCGGCTGGAGAGTCCGCCACGGCGAGACAGGCGGCGAGGTCCGGCGCCTCCTGTTTCGCGCCTCCCCGCGGGCGCTGCTGGAGGGAATCCAGGAAGCCGGCAACCGGCTGCGCTTCTCCCTGCTCCGCTCCACGGCGCTCGGCGCGCCGGCCCTCCTCATACGCCCGGGGCGTTGAGCACATACGTCTCGAACAGCGGAAACAGGCTGTGGCAGCGGGCGTCGCGCAGCATCGCCTGCCGCACCATGCGCAGCGTTCGCGGGATGTAATCCGCGAATCCCCGGTTGCCCGCGTGGCTCACCTGGTACCCGAAGGTCCCCAGGTCTTTGATGTTGCGCTGCAGCGCCTGGCGCTCCAGCTCGGCACGAAACTCCTCGGGCGCCAGGTCCGGGCGGCGCGACAGGAAGTAGCGGATCCCCTCCTCCCGGAAATCCTCCTCGAGATCCAGCGACGAGTCGCGCAGCAGGGAAGCGAGGTCGTAGCTGGCCGGCCCCATGCGCGCGTCCTGGTAGTCGATCACGCGCAATCCGGCGGGGGTGAGCATCAGATTGCGCGACTGGTAATCGCGATGGCACAAGACGCGGGTCACGCCGTCGAGGGAGGCGGCGAGCCAGCCGAAGAAGCTGCGAAATGCGGCTTCCTCGGCGGGGGCGGGTCGAGCCTGCCGGTACCCCAGAACGAAGTGACGATAGAAGTGCTCCAGCTCCCAGAGGAATTTCTCTCCGTCGAGGGCAGTGCGGGCGGCGGGCGAATCGGGCGGCAGCTCGCGGGTGCCGCGTTCCTGCAGGAGAACGATGAAATTGATCGCGTCGTGATAGAGAGCTCGCCGATCGAGCGAGGGATCGTCCTCCAGAGCTTTCTGCAGCGTCAGGTCTCCGAGATCCTCCATCAGGATCGCCCCTTCCTCGGGCAGGGCCAGCTCGATCTTCGCCACCGGCACCCCGATCATCTCAAGGTGCCGGTAGCTCTCCGCCAAAGGCGATCCATCCCAGACAATCGCCTCGGGATAGAGCATCAGAATCCTGGCGGGACCCGCGGGGGGGCGAAGCCGGAAGAAGCGGCGGGTGGAAGCATCTCCTTTGAGGGCTTCGATCGTCGTGCCGGGAGGGAAGTGCTCCCGCAGAATCTTCTCGACCGCCGGCTGCGCCATCAAAACGAGGCGACCAGGAGACCTTCCAGGCTTTCGAGTCCCTTGGTCTCTCCCTGATAGGCGGAGCGGTCCATCACAATTCTCCGGGAGAGCCGGACCCCCTTCGGGACGCGCGCCTTTTCGGCGAGGATGCACTCGTCGAGCACCGCGTCGGCGCCGATCTCGGCATCGTCCCAGGCGACGACCCGGCGCAGCCTGGAACCCCGGCCCAGCTGGACCCTGTCGCCGAGGATGACCTGGGAGGTGCCGCTTCCTGCCTCCATGACCACTCGCTCGCCTGCCAGCAGTCCGGGCTCGATCCGACCCGAAAGTGACTTGATAGGGGTGGCACTGTACACCCCTTCACGAATGCGAAGCTTTTGAAGACATGGAAGATCGCCGCGATCGAGGAGATCGAGCGAGCCATCGAGGTAACGCTGCGGGGTGCCCAGCTCGCGCCAGAATCCTTCATGGAGGTATCCCGCGATCAGCTCCCCACGCTCGATCAGCTTCGGATAGACCTCGCGATTGATCTCGCTTTTCACGCGCGGCGGAATCTCGTCGAAAACCGCCGGCTCGATCAGGTGAATTCCGGTGAAGTGGTAGCGAGGCTGCCCCGATTCAGGGCCCGGCCGCCCAGCAATCCGGACGATTCGGCCCGAGGGATCCATCTCGACGGCGCCATACTCGGTTCCCTCGCGGTAGGGGGCAAGGATCAGGGTTGCCAGGGCTCCGCTGCGGCGATGCTGGTCCAGCGCGATGGGTATCGGGCAGTCGGTGACGAAGTCGGAGTTCACCATGACCAGCGTTCCATTTCGCAAGATCGGCTCGAAATTCTTCAGCCCTCCCCCCGTGCCCAGGATCTCCCGCTCTTCCAGGAAGCTCACCCGCAACCCGAGGGCCTGGATGCTCGGAGTCAGCTGTCGAATCGTTTCGGGCCGATAGTGAAGGTTGATTCCGACTTCCGATACGTCACAACGGGCAAGGTGCTCGAGCAGGTGGAGGATGGAGGGTCGGTTCATGAGGGGGAGAACCGGTTTGGCGCGATTCCAGGTGAGGGGCTTCATCCTCTCCCCGAAGCCGGCGGCAAGCACCATAGCTTTCATGTCTCCTCCTGCATTAAATGGGACTCGCAAGGTCGGCGGGACGACATTCTCCAAAAGGCCTGACAACCCGGCTCGATTCTGATAAAGGCTTCAGAAAATACCCATAGGCAGCTATGGTCTGCTACTTCTGGCAATATTGAATCGCATATGTCTCGTTGCAAGTCGATTTTCGCGAAGGTATCTCTTGTGGAGGTCGAAGTAAGTTGCGGTTATAAATTGTTTTGGCTCGAAGCCGAGGCGGGTAGCCATGCGTCGAATGGCTGTAGGAGACCCTTCAACTTCTGCGTAGACACCTATAGGGGTCTCATCGAGCGTGATCAGGGTGCGGCCCATCCTGAAGACGGTTCGATATTTCTCATAACGATAAGTCGTCTCGAGGCCCACGGCCCTGAGGATCTCTCGGAGGGCGTCCGGATTGGCGAGGCTGATTTCTATCTCGCGGCGTGATTTGAAGCCGTTTCGAACGGTCTTGGGACCTTTGAAGGCCAGGTAGCCCGCTCCTTCCGCCCTGCGCAGGCGAACCAGGGAGCGTGCTTTCCGGATCCGGCCGTCCTTGAAATCGAGTATTTCGTTTTCCTCGAAATGGCGCCGCTGGACGAGGGTTGCTCCGAGGGCACGGAGACGCTTTTTAAGGTGTGTCGGCCGGGTCACGTGAACCTTGATCTCGGTTTCCCAATGATCCAAGGCGACTCCTTCAGCAGTCTTATATCACAGGAAAAACGGTGTCCTGCGCCGGGAATGCCGGCTTTCCCTCGCCTCCTGGCGCGGAAATGATAAGCTGCGCCGCCATGAAGCGGAGAAAAAGGCCTGTCCCCGCCGCCGAGCGCGCGCGCGGCATCGTCGCCGAGTTACAGCACCTCTACCCGGAGGCGGAGTGCGCCCTGCGCCACGGGAGTCCTCTCCAGCTTCTCATCGCCACCATTCTTTCCGCGCAGTGCACCGACGCGCGCGTCAACATGGTCACTCCCGAGCTGTTCCGGCGCTGGAAAGACGCCGCGGCCTTCGCACGCGCCGATTTGAGGCAGCTCGAATCGGCCATACGCTCCACCGGCTTCTTCCGCATGAAAGCCAGGAACATCAAGGCCTGCTGCCAGGCAATCCTGGAGCGGCACGGTGGGAAGGTCCCGAACAGCCTGGAGGAGCTGGTGAAGCTTCCCGGAGTGGGCAGGAAGACGGCCAATGTCGTCCTGGGCAATGCTTTCGGCATTCCGGGAATCACCGTGGACACGCACGTCGGCAGGCTGGCCCGCCGCCTCGAGCTGACTCGCCACGAAGACCCCGTCAAGGTCGAATTCGACCTGATGGCGCTGCTACCGCAGGATCGCTGGTCGGTCGCCTCCCTGCAGCTGATCCTGCACGGCAGGAAGATTTGCCATGCGCGCGCGCCGCGCTGTGAAGACTGCGGGCTTCGGCGGCTGTGTCCCTATCCCGAACGGGCCTTTCGTCCGCTCCCTCCGAAGCCCGAATCACGCCGCCGGAGCGCCGGCGCGATTTGATCCTCCAGCCCGCCTGGCGCCTTGACCGCCGGTCCGGCGGATCCCATCTTCCTCCTCATGAGAACGGGTCCGGATTCGTTGGCGCCGGCGGAAGGGGTGCACTGGGTCAAGCTGGGGGGCGGTCTGGTCCTGCTCATCGGGAGCCTCTTTCTCGCGGCGCGCCCCCAGCCCTGGATCTTCCTCGACTGGGTGAACCTCGCCTTCCACGAAGCAGGCCACATCTTCCTGCTCCCCTTCGGAGAGACGTTGCATTTCCTGGGTGGGACCCTCCTCCAGCTGGCGATTCCGGTTGGCGCGGGAGCGCACCTGCTCTTGCGCAAGGAGAGCCCGTTCGGCGCGGCGCTTTGCGGCTGGTGGTTCGGGGAGAACTTCCTGGGAATTTCGGTCTACATGGCCGATGCGCGGGAGCTAAAGCTCCCCCTGGTGGGCGGAGGGGAGAACGACTGGAACCACCTTTTCTATCAGTGGGGACTTCTGGGCGAGGACGCGGTGCGGCGGATTGCCGGAACGACTCACGCCGCCGGCGTGGTGCTCATGCTGGCGGCCTGCGCGGCGGTGCTCCTGCTGGCCTTGCCAGCCACGACACGCCGATCGCTGGCCGGAATTCTTTCTTCCCGCACGGCTCCGGGCACCGCCGCAGGCTGAAAAGAAGTAAGGGTGTCATGAAGCTTCTGCCGGCTTGAGTCCCATCGCTTTGTGGATGTTGTCCACCAGGACGGGAACCGGCTTGCTGATCTCGGAAGGGTCGTTCACCCGCTCGGCTTTCCCTTTGTCGTTGATGCGGTACTCGCCGAAATGGTACCCGGCGGTAGTGTACTTGTCGGGGAACTTCCTCGGGTTCATGAGGAACACGACGTAGCTCTTGCCGGCCTGGTACTGCGTCAGGTCCCCTTCCAGGTCGGACTTGTAGGCGATCTTGATCTTGCCGGCGCCCGCCTTTCCCTTGAGCGTCTCCTCGACCTGCAGAACGGCGTAGCTGCTCTCCCAGTAGGTGTAGCGCTTCGTTTTCGGCTGCTTCCCGGAAGGGCCGGCATGGGAAATCCCGCCCACCTCCAGCACCTTGCCTCGCACGATGAGGTCCGATTTCTGCACCAGCTCCTTGAATTCGGGTTTCACCACCTTGCCGGCCCCGTAGCCGATGGCGCCCCGGGGAGCCTGCTCCGGGGCCGGGAAGATCGGGACCGCCATCAAGGCGGCCGCCAGAATGACCAGGATTCCCCGGCGCGGCCTCATTCGTCCCGTCCCCGGATCGATCGCGGATCGAGCACGGAGCGGTTCCTCCCGGCCTCCTTGGCGCGGTAGAGCGCCCGGTCGGCCTCGCGGATCAGGTCCTCGTGGCCGGCAATCCCCGGGTTCACCGGGAAGGTGGCGATTCCCTGGCTCGAGGTGACGCTCACCATCTCGTCCCCAAAGACGAAGATCTTCGACTCCATCGCCAGGCGGATGCGCTCCGCCAGCTTGAAGGCCGGCGGTCCCGCCGTGGCCGGCAGGAGCACGACGAACTCGTCGCCGCCGTAGCGCGCCACCAGGTCGGTGTCGCGCGTGCTGCGCGCCAGGATGGCCCCGAACTCGCGCAGCACCTCGTCGCCGCTCACGTGGCCGTGGCGATCGTTCACCGCCTTGTACTGGTCCAGGTCCAGCATCATCAGCGACAGGTACTGCCGGTAGCGCCGGGCGCGGCGGAACTCCTCCTGCAGCCGCTGGTGGAAGGCCCGGTAGTTCAGCAGCGCCGTCTTCTCGTCGTGCACCAGCAGCTGCTGCAGGCGGGAGTTCGCCGCCTTCAGCTCCTGGTTGGCCTGCTCCAGCTGCAGGTAGACGTCCCGCTTCTTGAGCATGGTGCGGATGCGGGAGCGCACTTCCTGGAAGTTGGTCGGATCCGAGATGAGATCATCGGCTTCCTGCTCCAGCAGCTCGGCGGGGCCGGGAATCCCGTTGCCGTTCGTCAGCATGATGATCGGAATCATCCCCAGGTGGCTGTCCTGCTTCAGCTCGCGCGCCACGGCGTCGCCCGAGAGCGTCGGCAGGGCGCGGTCCAGGAGGATGAGGTCGGGGGTCTCTCGGCGGGCCAGCTCGAGCGCCTCGCGGCCGTCGGCCGCGGTGCTGACCACGAAGCTGTCGCGCCGCAGAAGGTCGCTGAGGCGGCGCACGTTCTCCGGCTCGTCGTCCACCACGAGGATTCGGTAGAGGTTTTGCAGGGTCCGCTCCACCCCTTGTTGACGATGGCCTGCCCTCGCGGCGAGCGCCCGCGAGACGTTGGCGCTCATTCTATGCGCCCGTCATCCTCCACGCAAGACGTTGATTGGCTGTCTACCCCTAATCCATCTGCTTGCGCAGGAAGGTCGGGATGTCGAGCTCATCCTGCAGCGAGGCGTAGGCGGGCTGGGCCACCGTCTCCTCGGCCGGAACGAAGGAGGCCGCCTGCTCACGCTGCTGCTTGCGCAGGAAGGCCGGCGTGTCGGAGATGCGGTGCTCGAACCCTCCGCGGTCGCGATCGCGCGCCGGGAACGCTTCGCGCCCGCGGCTGACCGGCATCGCCGCCGTGTCCTTGAAGCCGGTGGCGATGACCGTCACCTTCATCTCGTCGGCCATGTTGGGGTCGATGACCGTCCCGAAGATGATGTTGGCCTCCGGGTCGGCCGTCTTCTGCACCAGCGTCGAGGCCTCGGAGACCTCGTGCAGCGTCATATCGGGGCCGCCGGTGATGTTGATCAGGATCCCCTTGGCACCGTCGATGGCGGCGTCCTCCAGCAGCGGCGAGGAGATTGCCTTCTGGGAGGCTTCCATGGCGCGGTTCTCGCCGCGCGCGATGCCGGTGCCCATCAGCGCCATCCCCATGCCCGACATGATCGTCTTCACATCGGCGAAGTCGAGGTTGATCTCGCCGGGGATGGTGATCAGGTCGGAGATCCCCTGCACCGCCTGGCGCAGGATGTCGTCGGCGTACTGGAAGGCGGCCGAGAGGGCCATCTTCTTGTCGACCGTCGCCAGCAGCTTCTCGTTGGGAATGGCGATCACGGTGTCGACGCAGTCCTGCAGCTCGCGCAGCCCCAGCTCGGCCTGCTCGCGGCGCTTCTTCCCTTCGAACGCGAACGGCTTGGTCACCACCGCCACCACGAGGGCTCCCAGCTCCTGGGCGAGGTTCGCGATGATCGGGGTCGCGCCGGTTCCGGTGCCGCCGCCGAGGCCCGCCGTGATGAAAACCATGTCGGCGCCGCTGAGCAGCTCCAGGATCTTCTCGGAGTCTTCCAGGGCGGCGTTGCGCCCCACGTCGGGGTTGGCGCCGGCGCCCAGCCCCTTGGTCAGCTTGGAGCCGATCTGCAGCCGCAGCGACGCCCGGGCGCTGCGCAGCGCCTGGCAGTCGGTGTTGGCGGCGATGAACTCCACCCCCTGCAGTCCGTTGGCGATCATCCGGTTGACGGCGTTGCCGCCGCCCCCGCCGACGCCCACGACCTTGATGTTGGCCCCCACGTCCTTGGCCTCCGCAAAGGCCAGCGTGGGCTTCTTGTCCTCGGTCTCGTCCATGTGAATCATCGACTCTCCCCCTGATCGGTTGGCCTCCCGGGACTCGATGCCCGGCAGGCGGCTCTGGACTGGCC
Coding sequences within:
- a CDS encoding diguanylate cyclase — encoded protein: MSANVSRALAARAGHRQQGVERTLQNLYRILVVDDEPENVRRLSDLLRRDSFVVSTAADGREALELARRETPDLILLDRALPTLSGDAVARELKQDSHLGMIPIIMLTNGNGIPGPAELLEQEADDLISDPTNFQEVRSRIRTMLKKRDVYLQLEQANQELKAANSRLQQLLVHDEKTALLNYRAFHQRLQEEFRRARRYRQYLSLMMLDLDQYKAVNDRHGHVSGDEVLREFGAILARSTRDTDLVARYGGDEFVVLLPATAGPPAFKLAERIRLAMESKIFVFGDEMVSVTSSQGIATFPVNPGIAGHEDLIREADRALYRAKEAGRNRSVLDPRSIRGRDE
- a CDS encoding metallopeptidase TldD-related protein, which encodes MIQKEAGRESKLSAFLAGEPRDLEWAEALVEQALLAGAREAEVYLKTSSSTGILLQHGFATLSGGSERGAALRVFDDVGRFGHAFASWRNDETAGRLTRAAVAALKQQEDSRGGWSPAPRPEQAFARVPGVVDEAVLAREPEQKRRSLERVLETSFRAAAPRPMASFRDGITRVAVANSRGVKACFTRTLAMATLTIAQPGGWTLQAERVGCGMREADLREEAQRLSGLAEAREEEVACGDLLLEPPAAASLIRWLERELPRAETEDQPGGGFRRVASEAVDLIDDPLLPEGVASAPFDGEGHATRPRVAVKSGILMSESAAEAGTAAGRMVRPSYRDLPRPGSTNLVLRPGERDQSALLAEIEEGFLLAALETDASVDQPEQEARWRGVGWRVRHGETGGEVRRLLFRASPRALLEGIQEAGNRLRFSLLRSTALGAPALLIRPGR
- a CDS encoding class IV adenylate cyclase; protein product: MDHWETEIKVHVTRPTHLKKRLRALGATLVQRRHFEENEILDFKDGRIRKARSLVRLRRAEGAGYLAFKGPKTVRNGFKSRREIEISLANPDALREILRAVGLETTYRYEKYRTVFRMGRTLITLDETPIGVYAEVEGSPTAIRRMATRLGFEPKQFITATYFDLHKRYLRENRLATRHMRFNIARSSRP
- a CDS encoding phosphotransferase, producing MAQPAVEKILREHFPPGTTIEALKGDASTRRFFRLRPPAGPARILMLYPEAIVWDGSPLAESYRHLEMIGVPVAKIELALPEEGAILMEDLGDLTLQKALEDDPSLDRRALYHDAINFIVLLQERGTRELPPDSPAARTALDGEKFLWELEHFYRHFVLGYRQARPAPAEEAAFRSFFGWLAASLDGVTRVLCHRDYQSRNLMLTPAGLRVIDYQDARMGPASYDLASLLRDSSLDLEEDFREEGIRYFLSRRPDLAPEEFRAELERQALQRNIKDLGTFGYQVSHAGNRGFADYIPRTLRMVRQAMLRDARCHSLFPLFETYVLNAPGV
- a CDS encoding NDP-sugar synthase, with product MKAMVLAAGFGERMKPLTWNRAKPVLPLMNRPSILHLLEHLARCDVSEVGINLHYRPETIRQLTPSIQALGLRVSFLEEREILGTGGGLKNFEPILRNGTLVMVNSDFVTDCPIPIALDQHRRSGALATLILAPYREGTEYGAVEMDPSGRIVRIAGRPGPESGQPRYHFTGIHLIEPAVFDEIPPRVKSEINREVYPKLIERGELIAGYLHEGFWRELGTPQRYLDGSLDLLDRGDLPCLQKLRIREGVYSATPIKSLSGRIEPGLLAGERVVMEAGSGTSQVILGDRVQLGRGSRLRRVVAWDDAEIGADAVLDECILAEKARVPKGVRLSRRIVMDRSAYQGETKGLESLEGLLVASF
- the nth gene encoding endonuclease III, encoding MKRRKRPVPAAERARGIVAELQHLYPEAECALRHGSPLQLLIATILSAQCTDARVNMVTPELFRRWKDAAAFARADLRQLESAIRSTGFFRMKARNIKACCQAILERHGGKVPNSLEELVKLPGVGRKTANVVLGNAFGIPGITVDTHVGRLARRLELTRHEDPVKVEFDLMALLPQDRWSVASLQLILHGRKICHARAPRCEDCGLRRLCPYPERAFRPLPPKPESRRRSAGAI
- the ftsZ gene encoding cell division protein FtsZ yields the protein MDETEDKKPTLAFAEAKDVGANIKVVGVGGGGGNAVNRMIANGLQGVEFIAANTDCQALRSARASLRLQIGSKLTKGLGAGANPDVGRNAALEDSEKILELLSGADMVFITAGLGGGTGTGATPIIANLAQELGALVVAVVTKPFAFEGKKRREQAELGLRELQDCVDTVIAIPNEKLLATVDKKMALSAAFQYADDILRQAVQGISDLITIPGEINLDFADVKTIMSGMGMALMGTGIARGENRAMEASQKAISSPLLEDAAIDGAKGILINITGGPDMTLHEVSEASTLVQKTADPEANIIFGTVIDPNMADEMKVTVIATGFKDTAAMPVSRGREAFPARDRDRGGFEHRISDTPAFLRKQQREQAASFVPAEETVAQPAYASLQDELDIPTFLRKQMD